A window of Marinobacter salarius contains these coding sequences:
- a CDS encoding general secretion pathway protein GspB, which yields MSYILDALRKSETERRQGRIPDLGQQVQLIHKPRKKSIPILVWVALGLVLNAAVLAWIFWPQGRQASLTDQTIPSAGVAAPAPTPTVEPVIVDDKPEPAGQVSTPERVQSPPTRDTLEGAIEIPTPGANTDSPADAVAETGDENERERPTVIVPTPRTPSAVNPSERDGATAQTAPHLVELPLSFQKRVPDLIFNSHIYASEPSARRVMINDNYLRPGESFSGITVERITEEGVELSMDGRRFRVGVVRNWVSPD from the coding sequence ATGTCCTATATCCTTGATGCTCTCCGCAAATCCGAAACTGAAAGACGGCAGGGTCGGATTCCGGACCTTGGCCAGCAGGTACAGCTGATCCACAAACCACGGAAAAAATCGATTCCGATTCTGGTGTGGGTTGCGCTGGGGCTGGTGCTCAACGCGGCTGTATTGGCCTGGATCTTCTGGCCCCAGGGGCGTCAGGCTTCCCTGACGGATCAAACAATCCCGTCGGCTGGCGTGGCTGCGCCCGCACCCACACCCACCGTTGAACCGGTTATAGTTGATGACAAGCCGGAACCTGCGGGCCAGGTATCGACGCCCGAACGTGTACAATCGCCGCCGACCCGTGACACGCTCGAGGGTGCTATCGAGATTCCAACACCGGGAGCGAATACCGACTCTCCAGCGGATGCGGTAGCGGAAACCGGTGACGAGAATGAGCGGGAGCGACCCACGGTGATTGTGCCCACGCCGCGAACGCCAAGTGCCGTCAATCCCAGCGAGCGGGACGGTGCCACCGCACAGACGGCGCCGCACCTTGTAGAGCTTCCACTTTCCTTCCAGAAAAGGGTGCCAGACCTGATTTTTAACAGCCATATCTATGCGTCCGAGCCGTCGGCCCGCCGGGTCATGATCAATGACAACTACCTGCGCCCCGGAGAGTCGTTTTCCGGTATCACCGTCGAACGGATTACCGAGGAAGGCGTGGAGCTGAGCATGGATGGCCGTCGCTTCCGGGTGGGTGTGGTTCGCAACTGGGTGAGCCCCGACTGA